The following coding sequences are from one Thamnophis elegans isolate rThaEle1 chromosome 5, rThaEle1.pri, whole genome shotgun sequence window:
- the RSPO4 gene encoding R-spondin-4 translates to MFENCTGCVMCSEDNGCVSCQQRLFLFIWRDGIRQFGACVHGCPLGYYGQRSTDVNRCMKCRSPNCESCFSKDFCMKCQERFYLHKGKCLNTCPPDTMAWHSTRECQENCEAAPWGNWSPCTNQGRMCGYKWGSKVRVRESLQSGKDQAALCPALSESQNCLMKRHCPGEKNENMRRSKKERQQRRKKRIDAFKVA, encoded by the exons ATGTTTGAGAACTGCACTGGTTGTGTGATGTGCTCCGAAGACAACGGCTGCGTCTCCTGCCAGCAGCGTCTTTTCCTCTTCATCTGGAGGGACGGCATTCGGCAATTCGGGGCCTGCGTCCACGGCTGCCCACTGGGCTACTACGGGCAGCGGAGCACGGACGTTAACCGATGCATGA AATGCCGGTCGCCCAACTGCGAGAGCTGTTTCAGCAAAGACTTTTGCATGAAATGCCAAGAGCGTTTCTACCTGCACAAAGGGAAATGCTTAAACACCTGTCCTCCGGACACCATGGCCTGGCACAGCACCCGGGAATGCCAAG aaaACTGCGAGGCAGCCCCCTGGGGTAATTGGAGCCCCTGCACCAACCAAGGTCGGATGTGTGGGTACAAGTGGGGCTCGAAGGTCCGAGTGCGGGAGTCACTCCAGAGCGGGAAGGACCAGGCGGCTCTGTGTCCGGCGCTATCCGAGTCCCAGAACTGCCTGATGAAGAGACATTGTCCTGGAG AGAAGAATGAAAACATGAGGAGAAGCAAGAAGGAACGGCAGCAGAGGAGGAAGAAACGAATAGATGCCTTCAAGGTGGCTTAA